gaagaaagtgtaatctgctgctttcggatggaatgtcctataaatatcaattaaatctatctggtctattgtgtcatttaaagcttgtgtttccttattaattttctgtctggatgatctgtccattggtgtaagtgaggtgttaaagtctcccactattattgtgtcactgttgatttcctcttttatggctgttagcatttgccttatgtatttagttgctcctatgttgggtgcatatatatttataattgttatatcttcttcttggattgctcccttgatcattatgtaatgtccttccttgtttcttgtaacattctttaaggtctattttatctgatatgagtattgctactccaactttcttttgattcctatttgcatggaatatccttttccatcccctcactttcagtctgtatgtgtccttaggtctgaagtgggtctcttgtagacagcatatatatgggtcttgtttttgtatccattcaacgagcctgtgtcttttggttggagcatttaatccattcacgtttaaggtaattatcgatacgtatgttcctattaccattttcttaattgttatgagtttgtttttgtaggtccttttcttctcttgtgattcccacttacagaagttcctttagcatttgttgtagagctggtttggtggtgctgaattctcttagcttttgcttgtctgtaaagcttttgatttctccgtcgaatctgaatgagatccttgctgggtagagtaatcttggttgtagattcttcccttttatcactttaagtatatcgtgtcactgccttctggcttgcagagtttctgctgaaaaatcagctgttaaccttatgggagttcccttgtatgttatttgtcatttttcctttgctgctttcaataagttttctttgtctttaatttttgtcaacttAATTACtattgtgtcttggtgtgtttctccttggatttatcctgcctgggactctgcacttcctggacttgggtggctatttcctttcccatgttagggaagttttcgactataatcccttcaaatattttcttgggtcctttctctctctcttctccttctgggacccctataatgcgcatgttgttgcgtttaatgttgtcccagaggtctctcaggctgtcttcatttcttttcattcctttttttcttttttttcccacatctttattggagtataaatgctttacaatgttgtgttagtttctgctgtataacaaactgaatcagctatatgtatacatatatccccatatcccctccctcttgagcctcccttccaccctccctatcccatccctctaggtcgtcacaaagcaccgagctgatctccttgtgctatgcagctgcttcccactagccatccattttacatttggtagtgtatatatgtcagtgctactctctcacttcatcccagctttccCTCCCCgccatgccctcaagtccattctctacgtctgcgtcttttttCCTGACCTGCcactatgttcatcagtaccactttttaaaattccgtATGTATGccttagcatacagtatttgtttttctctttctgacttacttcactctgtatgacagattctaggtccatccacctcactacagataactcaattttgttcctttatatggctgagtaataatccatttcattcttttttctttattctgttctgcggcagtgaattccaccattctttcttccagttcacttatccgttcttctgcctcagttattctgctattgattccttctagtgtattttcttttcagctattgtattgttcatctctgtttatttgttctttaattcttctaggtctttgttaaacatttcctgcctcttctccatctttacctccattctttttctgaggtcttggatcatcttcattatcattattctgaattctttttatggaagattgcctatctccacttcatttagttgtttttctggtgttttatcttgttccttcgtctggtacatagtcctgtgccttttcattttgtctatctttctgtgaatgtggttttcgttccacaggctgcaggattgtagttctttttgcttctgctgtctgccctctggtgggtgagtctgtataagaggcttgtgtaagcttcctgatgggagagactggtaGTGGGTAGAGCTGGTGTTGCTCTggggggcagagctcagtaaaactttaatccacttgtctgctgataggtagggctgagttccctccctgttggttgttggcctgaggtgacccaacactggaggctacatgttctttggtggggctaatggcagactccaggagggctcctgccaaggagtacttcccagatcttctgctgccagtgtccttgtccctacggtgagccacagccaccccctgcctctgcaggataccctccaacactagcaggtaggtctggttctcctatggggtcactgatccttccccctgggtcctgatgtgcacactggtttgtgtgtgctctccaggagtggagtctctgtttcccccagtcctgtctatgtcctgcaatcaaatcctgcagCCTTCAAAGTCTGCTTCTCTGTGAATTCcccctcccgttgccagacccacAGGTTGGGAAGCATGACATGGGACTCAGAAccctcactccagtgggtggtataattgttctccagtttgtgagtcacccacccagcggttataggatttgattttattgtgattgtgcccctcctaccgtctcattgcagcttctcctttgtctttggatgtggggcatcttttttggtgtgttccagtgtcttcctgtcgatgattgttcagcagttagttgtgattctggtgctctcgcaagagggagtgagcacacgtccttctactctgccatcttgaaccaatctacCATATATGTTCTTTACAACCACTCATATCCTTCTGCCATGGATTCAGCTCCCAATTTTCGGTTGATGGCTAACAAATTCTCATCTCCTTTCTTCATACCTCCAATTGCATAGTGGGCATTTCCATCTGGAAGTcctatagaaatatcaaattttGCATGTTCAAATTTTCatacctctcctccttcctccagccTTATATCTCTTCCTTCCCCACTATTTCCATATCCTCTTTCTTACTAGATCACACAATTGCTTGGACAGGTTCTGAGCCAGTTACCTATGTATCATATCTATGTCATCTCTGTCACAGCCTAGTATAAATCAGTGACCACTATTTCCAGCTTCCTGAATAATAGATGATGAATTCATCAGTTTGCTGATGCAATAATTAACATAATTCTACAGGATATTTCTATTATGGTATATTTTCCCCTATagtataaatacaaaattaaataaatatgcaaacCTGATATATGTTATCTGATCCCTGGATACTAGCTAATTGGGTTCTTACATGTTTTGACCACAGTGTTTAGTTTTGATGACTTCAAATTGTCTTTTTACAGGAAACAGTAACATTTAAGGATGTGGCTGTGGACCTCACCCAGGAGGAATGGCAGCAAATGAAACCTGCTCAGAGGGACTTGTACCGTgatgtgatgctggagaactaTAGCAACCTAGTCACAGTGGGTAAGGGTAGCTTTGCAATTTTACACAGAATTCTTTTCTATCTGAAATGTGTGAAGACTTCAACTTGCCAGATGTCTTTAACTAGCCTTCCCTTTCTTCATTTGATTGTATGTGCTTGTCTTTAGGGTAAAGGCTAATTACTTTGTCTCACTGTGGAAGTTCCTCCATCCTCATCTTTTATAGGCCCTCAAGTCCCCAGGAATCAACCCAAGATCTGGATGGTTGTCTCCAACATTAATACCCAAGTCCTTTGTTGTCTCTCATCATAGGCTGCCAAGTCACCAAACCAGATGTGATCTTCAGGTTGGAGCAGGAAGAAGAACCATGGGTGGTAGAAGAAGAAATGCTTGGGAGGCCCTGTCCAGGTGAATAAGTGAAAGTGCAGGTCTGAATGAGAAAGACACATGACAGTTGTTCAGGGGGTTGATAGCATTTCACATTTTCCAAGATTCGCTTAAGTCTTCTAGAGTGACAAAAGGTATGAATGCCTTGGATTATGGTGACACTTCCAAATACTGTATTGGAGCTATCttccttttttcaaattttaggtACCAAAACTTCCCTAGTTCCTTTACAGCATTACTTTCAAGATTAGTGTCCCTCTCTATGATCCTTAAGCTCGCTCTTTCCTTTGTGTTCATAGAGTTTTTTCTTATGCATTCAATATTTTGTGGatgtacagtattttaaaaacatatttgtttCAGAGttagattccttttctttctattttgaaaagCCTCAGATTTGTTTTGTAACAATACTCACACTTTCCATTGTACTTCACAACTCTCACAATCCCACATAGGTTTAAAAGTTTCTGGCTTACAAATTGTTACCTCCTTCCTGCTTATTCACACCTttcattcctttaatttttttgaaatataatatatgcacacttagttaaaaaatataaacagtccAAAAGATAACATTGAAAAGTAAGTCTGTCTCTTACCCTTGAcactcagtccctttcttttcccagtTGAGTACACTTCTTTTTTCAGAGTTGTGctggctattctttttttttttttttttaattttatttacttatttttggctgcgttgggtcttcgttgctgcgcgtgggctttctctagttgcggcgagcaggggctgctcttcattgtggtgcacgggcttctcattgcacttgcttctcttgttgcagagcatgggctctaggcacatgggcttcagtggtcGTGGCACAgagtctcagtagttatggcttgtgggctctagagcacaggctcagtagttgtggcacatgggcttagttgctctgcagcatgtgggatcttcctggaccagggctcaaacctgtgtcccctgcattggcaggtggattcttaaccactgcaccaccacagaAGCCCTGTGCTGGCTATTCTTGATTGTTTATTTCACCATAAGTATTTTAGATTCAACTGTCTCTTTCCAGAGAAAAACCTGCTGGATTTTTTATTGGGCATGTGTTAGAAGTATAAATTAACTTTCGGAGCACCGACATCTTTATAATGTCGAGGTTTTCTAGCCAAGAACATGTTCTCTGTCTTTGTTCAGATCTATCTATTTTTGTGTCCTGCAGGAATGCTTTCCAAGGTTTCCTTTATACCTTTTGTAAATTTCTTACTAAGTTTATACCTAAGTAatagacaagagaaaaaaatcagtactaGAAGAATTGGAAAGGACCCTATAAAACCATCTTTATTTATAGATTAGAAGATTATATCCCTTAAAACACAAGAGAATCAACTGCAACAAATAGTAAGAGAATCCAGTGATATGGTAGGGTatcaaattaacaaataaaaatcaatagtTTTCATGTATACTTCAACAACCGAGTAAAAGATATAACGAAAAGGAAACCACATTTATAGTCATaacaatatacataaaatactaTTCTGGGCATGGGCTCATGGAGCTTATAATTTAGTGGGAACTGGAGTCCCTAAGGTTTTGCAAACaagcaaatatcttttttttaaaacctttatatTTAGTTGAGAGTTGGCTGTATATAAAATTCTTGAGCCATACTGTCTTTCCTAGAGGTTTTGTAGACAGTTCCCTGAAGACTTTAGATAGTCCTCTGCTGCCTCTTGGCTTTGAATTGTTGCTTGGAGAAATCTGAAGTCTGATTGTTTTCCCTCATAGGTGACTTGATTTATTTGCCTGGATGCccataggtttgtttttcttgaaagctttagAGCTTTATGAGGCTTATTGATCAGTCAATATCAGTTTTTCCTGTAAGCTTGTATATTCATGTTTTTTGATTCTTGTAGTGTGGTATAGATCTGAATACTGGTTCCTTTTATAACTATCATTCCTCATCTTTGAATAAGGTTATTTCCTGCTGGACCCACTATTTACAGAAGGAGAGTGCTGGAGATTGTCTAGAAAAATACTCTTGAGCTAGAAGGAAGCCTCTGTTGCTCGTATTGGCTTCCTGTGTCATACAAGGTTTGGTGTTAAGAGTTGGTTTGCCCTTTACTTCTTCTGAATCAGAGATTATTAATTGCATGCTTCCTCTAGCACTCAGTATCTCTTCTACCCTCCTATGCCAACATCCCGCTTATACAAGAATAATGGCTATTTGCATCTCCTTGTTTAGCTCTGCCTTCCCTACCATTTGACAGGGCCAGTAGAAGACCATTATGTTCCTGCCACCATGCAGTCTTAACACATCTGGATTCCATTGTTGTAAAAAATGACTCATTCATTCTGTCCACAGGGTGTGCCTTCTGTTTTGGAGAACTCTGTTCACCATGCTTTCTGTCTAAGATAAGAAAGAACAGccagtgtctcagtttcttccctaCCTGGTTCAGTCTACCCTCTGGTCTTCCTTATACTCTGGAATTGGAGTTTAActgtcttttagttttattgaggatatattttcttttctgtttcttcttcatgtttgcagagaggagaggacacagagatGTTTAATTCCACCATATTGAAACAGGAATTCCTCTTCTATATTTGATCCTGTGGATCACCCTTCCTGGAAATGTCTTCTTTTCTCTAAAGAATTCTGATTTCTCCTcagttcctgtttattttttcttattcctttatgAACTGTGTTTTACATGACTCCTTTTCTCCAGCCCTCACTGAGCATTATCCAAAATAGTTCTAAATTACATATAGACTCCTTTTTCCTTTATGTACCTTCATGATATAGATGTGTTCATGCCTTCAAATCAGTATATAACTACAGACTTTAAATTAATCCTCTGTTTTTCAGCCCCACTCTTATCCCTGCCTTTTAAGTACCTAAATCCTCCAATTTTTGAGCTTTTCTAGTGTTCTGTTGTCAAATCACTTTGTTGTTGGACATTTGCATCTTCGTAGCACAAAACTTGAATTTCTTAGCTAAGCTATCAGTTGACGGTTTTCTTACCCTTTTGCCTTCCATTATTTTGTTGAAATGTCTTGTTTACCCTTCTTTTTACTCCTATTTCCTTTGTTCTTATGGGTTtgaatctttattcttttttttttttaattatttatttatttatttatggctgtgttgggtcttcgcctctgtgcaaggtctttccccagttgcggcaagtgggggccactcttcatcgcggtgcgcgggcctctcatcatcgcggcctctctcgttgcggagcacaggctccagacgcgcaggctcagcaattgtggctcacgggcccagttgctccgcggcatgtgggatcctcccagaccagggctcgaacccatgtcccctgcattggcaggcagactcccaaccactgcaccaccagggaagccctgaatcttTATTCTTTTACTGTCATTTCAATGGAATTTTAAGAAGTGGGagaaataaacatatacattCGATCTGTTTTGTTTAACCACAAGTGTTAATTTTATCCTCTAGTCATTTGACTTGCTATCCAGTCATTTATGTGTTTGCCCTTTCATCTTAATTATTCTATTCATTTTACTGATATCTGCATTGTATAAGTATGTTTTGTAAATCAATCAAAGCAGGTTGGGCCTATTAATGGCAGTTTTCTCTCCATAATATTATCTATAGGCGTTAACTTCTCAAATCTTAGAAACTAGGGACATTTGcactttggatttctttcataTTGGGAGACTAGAGCCAATATCAAAGATCAACCCCACTTTGGCAAATTTCTGAAATGTTATCAATAATGCAGTAGGAGAAAAATTCAAAAGTTATAATTTTTGGTCCTCCATTTTAGAAGTTTGGGAAGATGGTGAACAGATCAAGGAGCAGCAGGAAACACTTGTGAGGAAAGTCACATCCATCTCCAAGAAAACTCTAATTAAGGAAAATGTCATTGAATGTAAAAAAGTTGCAGAAGTATTTCCTCTGGGCTCAGACATTGTTACTTCAAGACAAAACTTCTATGAATATTATGACTCATTTGATAAGGGTTTTGAACATAATTTAGACTTACTTAGTTATGAGAAAGGCTGtataagagagaaaaattatgagTGTAATAAGTATGGGAAACCATTTTACCATTGCTCATCCCATGTTGTAACCCCCTTTAAGTGTAATCAGTGTGGACAAGACTTTAATCATAAATTTGACCTCATCAGACATGAGAGAATTCATGCTGGAGAGAAACcgtatgaatgtaaggaatgtggaaaaGCTTTCAGTAGGAAGGAAAATCTTATTACACATCAAAAAATTCATACTGGGGAAAAACCATATAAgtgtaatgaatgtggaaaagctTTCATTCAAATGTCAAACCTTATTAGACACCAGAGAATTCATACCGGAGAAAAACCTTATGCATGTAAGGATTGTTGGAAGGCCTTCAGTCAGAAATCAAATCTCATTGAACatgagagaattcatactggagaaaaaccctatgaatgtaaagaatgtggaaaagccttcagcCAGAAGCAAAATCTTATTGAGCATGAGAAAATTCATACTGGCGAGAAACCTTATGCATGTAATGAATGTGGTAGAGCTTTTTCTCGAATGTCATCTGTTAATCTACATATGAGAAGTCACACAGGGGAGAAAccttataaatgtaataaatgtggaaaagccttctcTCAATGCTCAGTATTTATTATACATATGAGAAGTCATACAGGTGAGAAACCCTATgtatgcagtgaatgtgggaaagccttctctCAAAGTTCATCCCTTACTGTACATATGAGAAATCATACAgctgagaaaccctatgaatgtaatgaatgtggaaaagcctttagCCGGAAAGAAAATCTCATTACACATCAaaaaattcatactggagagaaaccttatgaatgtaatgaatgtgggaaagcttttATTCAGATGTCAAACCTCATCCGAcaccagagaattcatactggtgaaAAACCCTATGCGTGCGCAgtatgtgggaaagcctttagtcAGAAATCAAATCTCACTGAACATGAgaaaattcatactggagagaaaccctatcatTGTAATCAAtgtggaaaagctttcagtcagAGACAAAATCTCCTTGAACATGAaaaaattcatactggagagaaaccgtttaaatgtaatgaatgtggtaaagcctTCTCTCGAATCTCATCCCTTACTCTTCACGTTAGAAGTCATACAGGGGAGAAACCGTATGAATGTAAtaaatgtggaaaagccttctcTCAATGCTCATTACTTATAATACATATGAGAATTCACACTGGTGAGAAACCCtttgaatgtaatgaatgtgggaaagcatTCTCTCAAAGAGCATCCCTTTCTATACATAAGAGAGGTCATACAGGTGAGAAACGCCGAGTATACTAAATGAATAAAGACCTTCTCTTAAATTCAATCCATGCTTtacttaactttaaaatatcttgGCATagtctcaaaaaatgaaaaagatcttTATGAAAAAATTGTAAATCTTTATTGAAGGGCAAAAGACTTGAGTAAATGGAGGGAAATACCACGGATGTAGATGGAAAAACCCAATATCATAAAATGtcttttctccccaaattaatctatggACCTAATATAGTTCCAAACATCTAACAAGAATTTTCTAGGATTTTTACCAAATGCTTCTAAAATCCATATGAAATAAAAGTCTATGGATTGCTGAGACAATATTGAATAAGAACAGAGAGGACACACCTTCTACCATATACTACATGTATTATGAAGTTATGGTCATATAATAGTGTGTGGCATTAGAAcattaatggataaataaaaaggttttacAGAATAGAATGCCTAGAAGTAAATGAATGAGTATATGCCAACTTGTTGTATATTAGACATGACATCGTGAATCAGTAGAAGAATGACAGCCTAGTCAATAAAAACAGTTGGAGTATTTGAATCTCTatattggggaaaataaaattacatacaaCCTTAcaacatataaagaaaaagaattccaaaGGATTTGAACACTGAAATGTGAAAAGCCAGACTTTGAACTTCTTGAAAGGAAATAACAGGATATTGTCTATGACTTTGAGGcagggaaatattttttaaaaggaccctgccattccacttctggatatacatCCTAAAGAAATTCATAAATatgaataagaaatatatatatatatctgaattgaAAACAACATATATATTGAAGGGataatggatgaataaaatgtgatatattcaaATAATGGAATGGTATACAGCAGTTAAAAGCAATGAGCTTGGTCTGTATTGTGTAACATGGTTGTTATCTAAAATAacgttgagtgaaaaaaaaatcaagatccaGATGAAACATACCATATAATAACATTCATGTAAATTGGAGTGAAATCATTCACAAAGAATAGAACtatgtttttattattgaaatatgtatgtaaaactattttaaatggattaaaaaggaCACATACCAAATTATTGACAGTGTTGTCTCTGGCAGGAGATTAGGATTGAGGGTGTTGGTCAAAGGGGGCTTTTAGCTTTACTTGTAATTTTTATGCCTTAAAAAAAGATGGGtagcatataaaataaattttaaaagttaatgataCACAATGGTGATATGGATGTCTTATCTTAATAGTGTTTTTGTACTTATTTCTCAGGATTTATGGGCTAGGGGAAGCCTATACCCAGAGAAGAAAATGTTACAATGGATTCATGTGTCCTATCAGGTGCTGAACtattttgtcaaaaatatttccagaaaagtAGTAATTAAAAGTGATAGTTCTGTTTACTATATAATATGAAGTTAACATGTTTTATCAATCCCatgatgctttttttccccatattttcacattttgaatTTAGAACTCAATTTTCAACCAAGTATATCTTAGATTCAAGgaagtatattattatttattaaaaatttgaaaatcagaGGGCAGTGTGACAAAtcaaatgtgattttatttactattttaggGCATCACCAAGGTCTAATGATCCCTACTCTCTCAATGTGTCTTGCATTATTTGGCAACTGACTTGTTGGAGTCATAGCTAATAAGTTAGTAAGTTAGTAATATGCTTAGAGTCATTgtggagaaaaaaagattttcctgAGAAATTAACTCTACAATATTAGTCTTGCACTGTAAGTTTCCATACAACCAGCATAGGCATTAATATCATTGTTAATTATTACAATATTTTGAAACAAGAAAGCCTTTTATaggccattttaaaattttaattaattaattaaattatttacttggctgcgtcaggtcttagttgcggcacgcaggatcttcactgaggcatgtgggatcttttgttgcagtgagcgggctccagagcacacgggctttctagttgtggcacgtgggctctctagttgtggcactcaggctctagagcgcatgctcagtagttgcagtgcgcgccatgtgggatcttagttccccgactagggatcgaaccgaacccacgtcccctgcattggaaggaggattcttaaccactggaccaccaatcCCAAGAAAGACTTCTATTTTCTTGAGGTGGCCATAAGCAATTATGTAAAATTGCTTCACTCTTCTACAACTCTTGTTTTATGTACCTATCTAGTTTTGGTTGGAAGCATTGGTGGTCTAAGACCCTGAGCAGTAATAAGAGTTTTGCTAAAAGGATCTCATTCTCTGTAACAATACATGAATCAACCcttcaggtaattttttttttaattataccaCCTCTACAGTATTACTTGACATACAGAAAACCAttagtgcctttttaaaaatgtgattaggATTGGCGATGTTGTTCAAAAGGAACCTTTAGCTTTGAATGTTTGAATGTCAGCCGCATTTACTTTGAAGCTGATTTCACAAAACTAAATCTTTCTCAAACTAAATTTATGAAGTACAAGCATGAATAATGTCAGTTTTACTTTTATTAGCTATTTCTGAAGACCGACAGTGACTTATAATTGTAAATAGCAGGTGCTGATTTTTATAAAA
Above is a window of Balaenoptera ricei isolate mBalRic1 chromosome 19, mBalRic1.hap2, whole genome shotgun sequence DNA encoding:
- the ZNF568 gene encoding zinc finger protein 568 isoform X1; the encoded protein is MTSQPSEISSSCVTTERLTQMMERTAWCSPDSALFKEEEDRTSSLETVTFKDVAVDLTQEEWQQMKPAQRDLYRDVMLENYSNLVTVGCQVTKPDVIFRLEQEEEPWVVEEEMLGRPCPEVWEDGEQIKEQQETLVRKVTSISKKTLIKENVIECKKVAEVFPLGSDIVTSRQNFYEYYDSFDKGFEHNLDLLSYEKGCIREKNYECNKYGKPFYHCSSHVVTPFKCNQCGQDFNHKFDLIRHERIHAGEKPYECKECGKAFSRKENLITHQKIHTGEKPYKCNECGKAFIQMSNLIRHQRIHTGEKPYACKDCWKAFSQKSNLIEHERIHTGEKPYECKECGKAFSQKQNLIEHEKIHTGEKPYACNECGRAFSRMSSVNLHMRSHTGEKPYKCNKCGKAFSQCSVFIIHMRSHTGEKPYVCSECGKAFSQSSSLTVHMRNHTAEKPYECNECGKAFSRKENLITHQKIHTGEKPYECNECGKAFIQMSNLIRHQRIHTGEKPYACAVCGKAFSQKSNLTEHEKIHTGEKPYHCNQCGKAFSQRQNLLEHEKIHTGEKPFKCNECGKAFSRISSLTLHVRSHTGEKPYECNKCGKAFSQCSLLIIHMRIHTGEKPFECNECGKAFSQRASLSIHKRGHTGEKRRVY
- the ZNF568 gene encoding zinc finger protein 568 isoform X2 translates to MTSQPSEISSSCVTTERLTQMMERTAWCSPDSALFKEEEDRTSSLETVTFKDVAVDLTQEEWQQMKPAQRDLYRDVMLENYSNLVTVGCQVTKPDVIFRLEQEEEPWVVEEEMLGRPCPVWEDGEQIKEQQETLVRKVTSISKKTLIKENVIECKKVAEVFPLGSDIVTSRQNFYEYYDSFDKGFEHNLDLLSYEKGCIREKNYECNKYGKPFYHCSSHVVTPFKCNQCGQDFNHKFDLIRHERIHAGEKPYECKECGKAFSRKENLITHQKIHTGEKPYKCNECGKAFIQMSNLIRHQRIHTGEKPYACKDCWKAFSQKSNLIEHERIHTGEKPYECKECGKAFSQKQNLIEHEKIHTGEKPYACNECGRAFSRMSSVNLHMRSHTGEKPYKCNKCGKAFSQCSVFIIHMRSHTGEKPYVCSECGKAFSQSSSLTVHMRNHTAEKPYECNECGKAFSRKENLITHQKIHTGEKPYECNECGKAFIQMSNLIRHQRIHTGEKPYACAVCGKAFSQKSNLTEHEKIHTGEKPYHCNQCGKAFSQRQNLLEHEKIHTGEKPFKCNECGKAFSRISSLTLHVRSHTGEKPYECNKCGKAFSQCSLLIIHMRIHTGEKPFECNECGKAFSQRASLSIHKRGHTGEKRRVY